The Pseudomonas sp. G2-4 genome window below encodes:
- a CDS encoding sugar diacid recognition domain-containing protein has translation MFELDHDLAQDIVDRAMAILPYNVNVMDNQGLILGSGERERINTRHEGAQLVLANGRVVEIDERTALHLKGVQPGINLPLMLDQRLIGVLGITGEPEQLRTYAELVRMTAEMLVGQRNQQAEQQWRRQRCDDLLALLLGDAGDSPRLLDEARQMGLKPQLPRVPYLFELGLEHGPGQTVEALSAWLMSRYPDSWCLTSSKSSLLWCRPATATVGNERLVGKLDGLGWNILRVAMGGQAEGLTGLRRGYRRVADLLAYGRDVLPQSRLLDLSRYRLPVLLWRHRSEDGLEELLTPLRKVIAKDGNGQLLATLRSWCEYDGQSQACADALGIHRNSLRYRMERIAELSGVDPLRLDGMLALYLGVQLLPQAELPST, from the coding sequence ATGTTCGAACTTGATCACGATCTGGCCCAGGACATCGTCGACCGGGCGATGGCGATCCTGCCGTATAACGTCAACGTCATGGACAACCAGGGCCTGATCCTCGGCAGCGGCGAGCGCGAACGGATCAATACACGTCACGAGGGCGCGCAGTTGGTCTTGGCCAACGGTCGGGTGGTGGAAATCGATGAGCGTACGGCATTGCATCTCAAGGGCGTGCAGCCGGGGATCAACTTGCCGCTGATGCTCGATCAACGGTTGATTGGCGTACTGGGCATCACCGGTGAGCCAGAACAGTTGCGCACCTACGCCGAACTGGTGCGCATGACCGCCGAAATGCTGGTGGGCCAGCGCAACCAGCAGGCCGAGCAGCAATGGCGTCGCCAGCGTTGCGATGACTTGCTGGCGTTGCTGCTGGGGGACGCCGGGGATTCGCCGCGCTTGTTGGACGAAGCGCGGCAGATGGGCCTCAAGCCGCAGTTGCCGCGGGTGCCCTATCTGTTCGAGCTGGGCCTGGAGCACGGCCCCGGGCAGACCGTCGAAGCGCTGAGTGCCTGGCTGATGTCCCGTTACCCGGACAGCTGGTGCCTGACCTCGTCCAAATCTTCCTTGCTCTGGTGCCGACCCGCCACGGCCACGGTGGGGAACGAGCGGCTAGTGGGCAAGCTCGACGGACTGGGCTGGAACATTTTGCGGGTGGCGATGGGCGGTCAGGCCGAAGGGCTGACGGGCCTGCGTCGCGGCTACCGACGGGTGGCGGACCTGTTGGCCTACGGGCGCGATGTGTTGCCGCAATCGCGGTTGCTGGACCTCAGTCGCTATCGCCTGCCGGTGCTGCTCTGGCGCCACCGCAGCGAGGACGGCCTGGAGGAGTTGCTGACACCGTTGCGCAAGGTCATCGCCAAGGACGGCAACGGCCAGCTGCTCGCGACCCTGCGCAGTTGGTGTGAATACGACGGCCAGAGCCAGGCCTGTGCCGATGCCCTGGGTATCCACCGCAACAGCTTGCGCTACCGCATGGAGCGCATTGCCGAACTGAGCGGCGTGGATCCATTGCGGCTGGATGGGATGCTGGCGTTGTATTTAGGCGTGCAGCTGTTGCCGCAGGCCGAACTTCCATCGACATAG
- a CDS encoding aldo/keto reductase — MSYRTLGQSGLQVSTLTLGTMMFGEQTSTEDSLRIIDKAWDQGINFIDTADVYTNGRSEEIVGEAIASRRQEWVLATKVGFGPPDGVPNRSGLSRKHLFNGIEASLTRLGTDYLDIYYLHREDHNTPLHVTVSAIGDLIRQGKIRYWGLSNYRGWRIAEVIRIADSLGIDRPVISQPLYNIVNRQAETEQITAAQNYGLGVVPFSPLARGVLSGKYAPDVAPDANSRAGRLDKRILETEWRVESLRIAQQILQYTQGRGVGIVEFAIAWVLNNRAVTSAIVGPRTEEQWDSYTKAQAVKITAEDEAFIDSLVTPGHASTPGFNDVGHFVPGRVPRTS; from the coding sequence ATGAGCTACCGCACGCTAGGCCAATCCGGGTTGCAAGTCTCGACCTTGACCCTGGGCACCATGATGTTCGGCGAACAGACCAGCACCGAGGACTCGCTGCGGATCATCGACAAGGCCTGGGACCAGGGCATCAATTTCATCGACACCGCGGACGTCTACACCAACGGTCGTTCCGAAGAGATCGTCGGCGAAGCGATTGCCAGTCGCCGCCAGGAATGGGTGCTGGCCACCAAGGTCGGCTTCGGCCCACCGGACGGTGTGCCCAATCGCAGCGGCCTGAGCCGCAAGCACCTGTTCAATGGCATCGAGGCCAGCCTGACGCGCCTGGGCACCGATTACCTGGACATCTATTACCTGCACCGCGAAGACCACAACACGCCGCTGCACGTCACGGTGTCGGCCATTGGCGATTTGATTCGCCAAGGCAAGATCCGCTACTGGGGCCTGTCGAACTACCGTGGCTGGCGTATCGCCGAGGTGATTCGGATCGCCGACAGCCTGGGCATCGACCGGCCGGTGATCAGCCAGCCGCTGTACAACATCGTCAACCGCCAGGCCGAAACCGAGCAGATCACCGCTGCGCAAAATTATGGCCTCGGCGTAGTGCCCTTCAGCCCCCTCGCACGTGGGGTGCTCAGCGGCAAGTACGCGCCGGACGTGGCACCGGACGCCAACAGCCGCGCCGGCCGCCTGGACAAACGCATCCTGGAAACCGAATGGCGAGTCGAGTCCCTGCGTATTGCCCAGCAAATCCTGCAATACACCCAGGGCCGGGGCGTGGGCATCGTCGAATTCGCCATCGCCTGGGTCCTGAACAACCGCGCCGTGACCTCGGCCATCGTCGGGCCGCGCACCGAGGAGCAGTGGGATTCTTACACCAAGGCACAGGCCGTGAAGATCACGGCGGAGGATGAAGCCTTCATCGACTCCCTGGTGACACCGGGGCATGCCTCGACACCGGGGTTCAATGACGTGGGTCATTTCGTGCCGGGGCGAGTGCCGCGTACGTCATAA